The DNA sequence AGTAAATATTATGCAGCACTCTCTGCTCTTTGCTTCCATAGTACTGCATCTGACTGGGATAGATTGCATGCTAGTGCTTGCATCTTAGATCTGTTTTTACAAATGGTGGATTGCTTGTGCATGTCTGGGAATGTTGAAAAGGCTATCCAGAAGATCTTTGAACTCCTTGCTGTTGACAGTAATTCTGATGAACCTGCCGTCCTGCTCTCTGATATACATGCACGCCTGACAGTTTCTGATAAATTCATATTCTGGATTTCTTGTGTTTACTTGGTTATTTATAGGAAATTACCAGATGCCGTGGTCCAGCAATTTGAATGTGAGAAACAGGCCTCAGAAATTGAGTGGCCTTCCATTATTTTACTAGATGATGAGAAGCAGAGGGCTGTTAAGTTGATAGAAAAAGGAATGCTTTCTATTGATTCATTGATGAAAACTGAATTACTTAAAGATGATATTAATCTGACCTCAGCACATTTTTTTGCTGTCAATCATATTAGGTGCATGGTTGCTCTAGACAATTTGGAATGTAGTAGAAATTTGTTGGATAAATATCTTGGACTATTTCCATCATGCTTGGAACTTGTTTTAATACGAGCACATGAAAAGGATTTCGGGGATCTTAGTTTCTCGGGCTTTGAGGAAATCCTTGGTAGCTGGCCAAAAGAAGTCCCAGGAATTCAGTGTATTTGGAATCAGTATGCACAATGTGCTGTCCAAAGTAAAGGATATGAATGTGGGAAGGTACTCATGGACCGGTGGTTTCATTCGGTTTGGAAAGTTCATGATCTGCAGAATGGTATGAATAGTGAGAATATAGAATTAGCTTCGGATTCAATCTTGGAATCTCTTCCTAATCTAAGTCCAATTGATGTGATGTTTGGATTTCTTAATCTCTCTCTTTATAAGCTAATGCAAAATGATCGTCTTGGAGCTAGCATAGCTGTTGAAAAGGCATTAAAAGCTTCTATTCCTAAATATTTCAAGTACTGCATTGGAGAACATGCCATGTTTTTGCTCACTGGTGAATTGCTATTGAAAGAGAATGCTTCTGTCAGTGGTGTGCTGAACATTTTGGAGCGGTACATAGGTAATTCATTACCTTTCTCTGTCCCTGAGCCTTTGCCTAGAAAATTTATCAAAAACACCAAGAAACCTAGAGTGCGACAGCTTATGAGCAACATATTCAGTCCAGTTTCGTCTGATTTCTCTCTTGTAAACTTGGTTCTTGAACTCTGGTATGGGCCAACTTTTCTACTTGAATTATTGTGTAAGCCAAAGCTTTTGGTGGATTTTGTTGAAGGCATTCTGGACATATCTCCATCCAACTATGAATTAGCTATGTCTGTTTGTAGACATTTGAGCAGCAGTCCCAACAGCTCTACTGATCGTACTCCGACCAGTATATTGTTCTGGGCAAGCTCAAACTTAGTTAGTGCAATTTTGCATGCTGTCCCGATTCCTCCAGAGCATGTATGGGTTGAAGCTGCTCGCATCTTGGGTAATGTAATGGGTGTCAACACCATATCTCAGAGATTTTACGGAAGAGCATTGGTGGTATATCCATTTTCTGTAAAGTTGTGGAAGTCCTACCAGACCCTTTACACGGATATAGAGATGAAAAAGAGTATTGCAGAAGAAGCCAAAGCAAAGGGTTTAGACCTTTGCTAACTTTGTTTATGACTTCAATTGGATTAGAAAATTGGGTAATGAGTATTGCATTTGCATTTGCTTCAATTGGATGTTTCATTGATAAACATCCCTGGAAAGCACACCCTCGGCAAGGGATGTTTTGTTTTGGTTACTATTTTTGCTGACACAGGTTAGTGGACCTTCCTTGGAcctttttatgtttttgaatTTAGGAACTACGTACAAAGCTGCTTGTACAGGATAGAAACACAATCAAAAATAGGTTGTAGCTTTTACCAGCTTGGCATTAGCCATTCCCTTAATTTTTACcacttttgatttttgttttttgtcaCCATTCATATTAGACACTTATTTTTGTACCTATTGTGCTACTTTCCAGTTATATGTTTATcaatatactagcaaaaaaaaAGGTACGTgatgcacgtatactaaattttatgctaggttttttctatgttatttgaaagtaatacgattaaaaattaaagaaaaaatattattaggtgagattattattatgtgtatctaaatattatagtttataatgttgtcaattaaaagtgaataccgaatgcaatatattagtgtttaagaaagcttaatgatttaaatctgttcttaagttaatctaaaaataaattaaaaattgatgttccaatacttaaagaaaaattacttaaatgggtgtaagataaaaagaaaattaaaaatcaatctctaaattgttgataattgaagatagcattagtctaaaaattgtagataagaaaactaatgatagtcattggtggatttcaatcttcattttcttcgatagagacaatagtgtaatttttatattttgcacttttcattctagccgggtccgcatatatctggatcatctattttttctttgataaattgaatatagtagtgtcgacaaagcgaCGGTGTTCTTGCAAAcagtgatgtattttcatttaagatggttagacatggtgtgcataatttatttaattaaaaaatcaacttatgaaagacatgtaaaactattttattttttaaaaactatacctctgcagtatatttcattagtttggcagtacatgaaaatattttttccacaatattTGCGAACATGATagcagataggctctttgtattgtcatcaagttcaacatatgctatagcactgtaaaatgcataataagattgtgagtatgtttttaattttaacttaatttcaataacatcataagttttttgtaatatactGTGGTGTAGAAAATCCTTCTTGGCCGTTGGCTTGTCACATATGATTTTTTCATtgcgattgtataaatctatttttttatgtcatgcgtcacatgacatgtaataaaaattctggagagtatcagttatttttattgacgccttaatccaaaaatattttttctacatccaaatcaaatgttgttaataatagtaagatattgaaacaaaagttttataaagtaaatattgtaGTATTTTTTACCTCATTCAGTTGCAGATTTTTCGTCAACTCTGAAATTTGGATGTTAGTCACTATTTCGTGTAATCCAACAAAAGATTTTGGAGAAGATTCATATGTCAAGCAGTTTGCTATTGCGTTTTTAATTTCTGTTTCGTTACTCTCCGCCCTTAAAATAAAGTAAGtatgataattattataaatatagcatacacaaatttaatttttttgtaaaatgtgtAGCTATAATAGTATATGTATTTGATTTTATGAGTATTACCATTTCTTCAGTGCTTCTGCCTCGGGGAGTTGAGGATTGATTTTGAAGGTACTCGTGTCGCGTGACGATAGAGACAGCcctaaatcaaaatgtatgtgttaattgaatttttgaatttttgctTTTTGTTCTTGAGTTCACTGTCCATGTATATTTGTAGTCTCTCTTTTTATCGAAAGGCAGGGCTGTTTTTTTGACATAGGCGTTGCTGATGTAGTAAGTGTGGAATACTTCCAAAGTATTTTCTCTAGCGTCAATTTCAGTGCCAAATATTACTGCTTCAACATTATTACCCTGTGttcatttttaaggaaaaaaaatatatttatgaaataataatctGTTGCAGCGCGTTTATAGTCAGAATTCgaaaaatatagcatttataGTAGAGTGTTGACAATTTCAACGGTAAATAAActgattgtatacttttttATCTACTAACATATGCTTTTGATATTTGAGTGGTGAACTCTTACTTGTCCgctttctagatttttctaacaCTCTCATATATAGCTTATATTAAcctgttattaattaattaagtgtaAGAATTTTCTCTGATCATAATCATTAAATATAGGCCTCTTCGGCAATCATTttgctttttgtttttttttttaaattttacttaacaAAATCTTGTAGTTTCTTTatggtttttaattaattaatcaaaaaattgattttttaataattaccgAACAACACCTATATTTATAACACCTCTTTTTCTCTAAGTTACTTaatttaagagaaaaattaatattaatttgaatcAAATCAAggaatatatgtgtttatacaTAATATGATGATTAGTCTATTCATGAGGCGTAGTACTGGTATTATTTTTCTGGAACATATATCTTTGGCCACCGAGATTGACCGATCATGTGTATCTATTTGAAATCataaaaagtaattaattatttctacgatcataataatataacaattgaaCCTAAAcctaaaatcaaatttaaaatcttaCCTTGCTCGTTGTAGGCTATGGAGGTGACGGTGGAGGCTGAAGAACGACTTCGTGTGGTGGCGTAGAATAGAGAAAGCTCGAGCTTCGGTGGTCGATGGTAGTGACTCTCGAATaattagcatcaaatatcagttcaaatattaatggaatttgttttatttttattttattattttattatatataaataatattttattattttattaaatataaataaaaagtcacccatgaatttctcataaatcaagaattcagttatataggtacactttatatagaatagatgttGAGTAATTGTAATTACATAGACTATTGTACTACTTTCCAGTTATATGTTTATCAATATATGTAGAGTAATTGTAATTACATAGACTATTGTACTTGTTGGCTCTTATACATGAAATGAATTTGGAATAGTTCCTTCCTATTATTTGTGATATATGTATACATCCtctttttgaccattttattttggaaatttcactatttgcccttaataatataccccatatcaaaatttataccctaaactaatttgtacaaattaatgcctataattttaaaagatacCCAAATCaccctttaattaaaatttccctcTAAAAGTTTccctttcctctctctcttcccacTTCGGCTTCCCCAACCCCCCACCTACCTCCGAGAAACCCAACCAGCGAGGCACTTCCATTGAAGGCGTTCCCGACCTccattccctctctctctttccactTCGTCTTCCCCAACCTCCATTCCCTCTCCCTCGCCACAACGAAAGTCCGAGAACCCAAACCAACTTCCCCAACCTCCATTCCCTCTTCGTGTGCATCCAATCGACGAACCCACAACCCAGTCGAGGACGACAAAACCCACGAAACAACCACCACAAAATCCAGTCGACACCCACCACC is a window from the Cannabis sativa cultivar Pink pepper isolate KNU-18-1 chromosome 1, ASM2916894v1, whole genome shotgun sequence genome containing:
- the LOC115705538 gene encoding uncharacterized protein LOC115705538 yields the protein MYELRGKCNNDECPWQHVMDKCSEIISHDQNNDSDTDAKVPKYYDVMMSPTYLVGLDTLKADLNSYQSVLAWRNSHCWQKCFSLSLTLSSLLSNGLPAHGPLAHGSDGRIEVCGSWSRQSSYILSRTSRMSEHKQYLTDNEQALETAILIFNQEVDKFEAVKEALHIISRALEADPRSISLWIFHFLIYYSSVKSTGNDDLFSYAVKYNQGSYELWLMYINSCTHIDDRLSKYYAALSALCFHSTASDWDRLHASACILDLFLQMVDCLCMSGNVEKAIQKIFELLAVDSNSDEPAVLLSDIHARLTVSDKFIFWISCVYLVIYRKLPDAVVQQFECEKQASEIEWPSIILLDDEKQRAVKLIEKGMLSIDSLMKTELLKDDINLTSAHFFAVNHIRCMVALDNLECSRNLLDKYLGLFPSCLELVLIRAHEKDFGDLSFSGFEEILGSWPKEVPGIQCIWNQYAQCAVQSKGYECGKVLMDRWFHSVWKVHDLQNGMNSENIELASDSILESLPNLSPIDVMFGFLNLSLYKLMQNDRLGASIAVEKALKASIPKYFKYCIGEHAMFLLTGELLLKENASVSGVLNILERYIGNSLPFSVPEPLPRKFIKNTKKPRVRQLMSNIFSPVSSDFSLVNLVLELWYGPTFLLELLCKPKLLVDFVEGILDISPSNYELAMSVCRHLSSSPNSSTDRTPTSILFWASSNLVSAILHAVPIPPEHVWVEAARILGNVMGVNTISQRFYGRALVVYPFSVKLWKSYQTLYTDIEMKKSIAEEAKAKGLDLC